A portion of the Cellulophaga algicola DSM 14237 genome contains these proteins:
- a CDS encoding collagen-like triple helix repeat-containing protein, translating to MNKNLFLLVFLLMTTVAFSQTTVTLEDQCNCEVLSGTDVTAPGMTTPAGADIGDVYVNTDTGTIYFWDGDSWELTSSDNQQIQDFSFDELTNQLTLQLENGGTVSVDVSTLQGDGNITSPNGTITISGDANALLGDVEVDIISGGVDQVLVTDATGAVEWVDKSTFSAIADQVTITGLGTVADPFKVEDLAIVTDKLAADAVTNDKLADNAVQTENIVNGTILTEDIASGGVDQVLVTDATGAVEWIDQSDFDAIADQVTITGLGTVADPFKVEDLAIVTDKLAADAVTNDKLADNAVQTENIVNGTILTEDIASGGNDQVLVTDATGAVEWVDKSTFSAIADQVTITGLGTVADPFKVEDLAIVTDKLAADAVTNDKLADNAVQTENIVNGTILTEDIASGGLNQVLVTDATGAVEWIDQSEFDAIADQVTITGLGTVADPFKVEDLAIVTDKLAADAVTNDKLADNAVQTENILSEGNDKVLVTNAAGIVEWIDKATLVPATTVSNTSTVNTLATTVDGVTGAGVAIINSNELSLDTNNELVSTINGEASTALDLEPAIVANQKTTSVIEGTGVNVTNTTTGNNTAYTVTVDPTDIIGDGTISSTDIVVSGGANSTLNDVTLEIADNAITNAKMADNAITTTEILDGTIASADIAPNAVNAATINGDVAGAGLIQNATTGALEVNEAAIADGTISSTDLTVTGGDNSVFKDVTLEITAGAVGTTELAADAVTNSRLADDAVQTENILSEGNDQVLVTNAAGDVEWIDKATLVPATTVSNTSAVNTLATTVDGVTGAGVTIINSNDLSLNTSNELVSTVNGEASSVIDLSPYINTDTQDISSSVITPNETVRVALVDGGTTDVDIRDADSDPTNELTQTGSGGPTGSPTNGTTYVDTDTGQMYVYEDTWKQVGGSATPAADIVTTLASSDNVTYTYTSENNTITSFDGTDDQDASEVTYDDATSSIGAANVQEAIEALASGSTDDQALSLATGNILTLEDGGTVNLTPFLDNTDDQEITAFSLDNTSNVLTLTLEDGGTETVDFTTVLAAAGTDDQTATEVAVTDTANNFTATDVEGALAELALESTDDQALSLATGNILTLEDGGTVNLTPFLDNTDNQEITAFSLDNTSNVLTLTLEDGGTETVDFTTVLAVAGTDDQALSLATGNILTLEDGGTVNLTPFLDNTDDQTATEVAVTDTANNFTATDVEGALAELALESTDDQALSLATGNLLTLEDGGTVNLTPFLDNTDDQEITAFSLDNTSNVLTLTLEDGGTETVDFTTVLAAAGTDSQDLSLTGDDLTLTNDPTATAIDLSAYRETVSGINDITVTDDGAGNFTVDYVDGDKDSTNELTQTGSGGPSGSPVNGTTYVDTDTGQMYVYEDSWKQVGGSATPAADIVTTLATSDNVTYTYTSENNTTTSFDGTDDQDASEVTYDDATSSIGAVNVQEAIEALASGSTDNQALSLATGNILTLEDGGTVNLTPFLDNTDNQEITAFSLDNTTNVLTLTLEDGGTETVDFTTVLAAAGTDSQDLSLTGDDLTLTNDPTATAIDLSAYRETVSGINDITVTDDGAGNFTVDYVDGDNDDQNEIELPTGGTSGQVLSTDGLGTYDWVDADTGPQGIKGDQGDQGIQGIQGETGDTGAQGVQGETGPQGIKGDQGDQGIQGIQGETGDTGAQGIQGETGDTGAQGIQGETGPQGLKGDQGDQGIQGIQGETGDTGAQGVQGDQGDQGIQGIQGETGDTGAQGVQGDQGDQGIQGIQGETGDTGAQGIQGETGAQGVQGETGPQGLKGDQGDQGIQGIQGETGDTGAQGVQGETGPQGLKGDQGDQGDQGDQGIQGETGDTGAQGVQGETGPQGIKGDQGDQGIQGIQGETGDTGAQGVQGEIGPQGLKGDQGDQGIQGIQGETGDTGAQGIQGETGPQGIKGDQGDQGIQGETGPQGIKGDQGDQGIQGETGDTGAQGIQGETGPTRNKRRSR from the coding sequence ATGAATAAAAATTTATTTTTACTAGTATTCCTATTAATGACTACTGTTGCATTTTCGCAAACTACGGTGACGTTAGAAGATCAATGTAATTGTGAAGTATTAAGCGGTACAGATGTTACTGCACCAGGAATGACAACTCCAGCAGGAGCAGATATCGGCGATGTTTATGTGAACACAGATACCGGAACAATTTATTTCTGGGATGGAGATTCTTGGGAATTAACTTCTTCGGACAATCAACAAATTCAAGATTTTAGTTTTGATGAACTGACGAATCAATTAACATTACAGTTAGAAAATGGGGGTACTGTAAGTGTTGATGTTTCTACACTACAAGGTGACGGTAATATAACGTCACCAAATGGTACTATTACTATTTCAGGAGATGCTAATGCGTTATTAGGAGATGTAGAAGTAGATATTATTTCAGGTGGAGTAGATCAAGTATTGGTTACCGATGCCACTGGTGCTGTAGAATGGGTAGATAAATCTACTTTTTCAGCTATTGCCGATCAAGTAACTATTACTGGTTTAGGAACTGTAGCAGATCCTTTTAAAGTAGAAGACTTAGCTATTGTAACAGACAAATTAGCAGCAGATGCAGTGACTAATGATAAGTTAGCGGATAATGCTGTTCAAACAGAAAATATAGTAAATGGTACAATTTTAACTGAAGATATTGCTTCAGGCGGAGTAGATCAAGTATTGGTTACCGATGCCACTGGTGCTGTAGAATGGATCGATCAATCAGATTTTGATGCTATTGCCGATCAGGTAACTATTACTGGTTTAGGAACTGTAGCGGATCCTTTTAAGGTAGAAGACTTAGCTATTGTAACAGATAAATTAGCAGCGGATGCAGTGACTAACGATAAGTTAGCGGATAATGCTGTTCAAACAGAAAACATAGTAAACGGTACAATTTTAACTGAAGATATTGCTTCAGGAGGAAATGATCAAGTATTGGTTACCGATGCCACTGGTGCTGTAGAATGGGTAGATAAATCTACTTTTTCAGCTATTGCCGATCAAGTAACTATTACTGGCTTAGGAACTGTAGCGGATCCTTTTAAGGTAGAAGACTTAGCTATTGTAACAGACAAATTAGCAGCGGATGCAGTGACTAATGATAAGTTAGCGGATAATGCTGTTCAAACAGAAAATATAGTAAACGGTACCATTCTAACAGAAGATATTGCTTCAGGTGGATTAAATCAAGTATTGGTTACCGATGCCACTGGTGCTGTAGAATGGATCGATCAATCAGAATTTGATGCTATTGCCGATCAAGTAACTATTACTGGATTAGGAACTGTAGCGGATCCTTTTAAAGTAGAAGACCTAGCTATTGTAACAGATAAATTAGCAGCAGATGCTGTGACTAATGATAAGTTAGCGGATAATGCTGTTCAAACAGAAAATATTCTTTCAGAAGGTAATGATAAAGTATTAGTAACGAATGCTGCTGGTATTGTTGAATGGATTGATAAAGCTACTTTAGTTCCAGCAACAACGGTTTCAAATACCAGTACAGTAAATACATTAGCTACAACGGTAGATGGAGTTACAGGTGCGGGAGTTGCTATTATAAATAGTAATGAATTATCCTTAGATACGAATAACGAATTAGTAAGTACTATAAATGGTGAAGCGTCTACAGCGTTAGATTTAGAACCAGCAATTGTTGCCAATCAAAAAACTACTTCTGTTATAGAAGGTACAGGTGTAAATGTTACTAATACGACAACAGGAAACAATACAGCATATACCGTAACAGTAGATCCTACAGATATAATAGGAGATGGAACAATTTCTTCTACGGATATTGTAGTTTCTGGTGGAGCAAATTCCACCTTAAACGATGTTACATTAGAGATAGCCGATAATGCTATTACGAATGCGAAAATGGCAGATAATGCTATTACAACTACAGAGATTTTAGATGGTACTATTGCTAGTGCAGATATTGCACCTAATGCAGTAAATGCCGCAACAATAAATGGTGACGTAGCTGGTGCAGGTTTAATTCAAAATGCTACAACAGGAGCACTAGAAGTAAATGAAGCAGCGATAGCAGATGGTACTATTTCTTCAACAGACTTAACCGTGACAGGTGGAGATAATTCAGTTTTCAAAGATGTTACGTTAGAAATTACAGCAGGGGCAGTAGGCACAACAGAATTAGCAGCAGATGCAGTAACCAATTCAAGATTAGCAGATGATGCCGTACAAACAGAAAATATTCTTTCTGAGGGTAATGATCAAGTATTAGTAACGAATGCTGCAGGAGATGTAGAGTGGATTGATAAAGCTACTTTAGTTCCTGCAACGACAGTTTCAAACACTAGTGCTGTAAATACATTAGCTACAACTGTAGATGGTGTAACAGGAGCAGGAGTTACTATCATTAATAGCAATGACCTATCTTTAAATACAAGTAATGAGTTAGTAAGTACTGTAAATGGAGAAGCTTCTTCTGTAATAGATTTAAGTCCATATATAAACACAGATACACAAGATATTAGTAGTAGTGTTATTACGCCAAATGAAACCGTACGTGTAGCATTAGTAGATGGGGGTACTACAGATGTAGATATTCGTGATGCAGATTCAGACCCTACAAATGAATTAACTCAGACAGGATCAGGAGGTCCAACAGGAAGTCCAACAAACGGTACTACATATGTAGATACGGATACTGGGCAAATGTATGTATATGAAGATACTTGGAAGCAAGTAGGCGGAAGTGCGACACCAGCGGCAGATATAGTAACAACATTAGCTAGCTCTGATAATGTGACTTATACCTATACTTCAGAAAATAATACAATAACATCTTTTGATGGTACCGATGATCAAGATGCATCAGAAGTTACTTATGATGATGCTACCTCTTCAATAGGAGCAGCAAATGTTCAGGAGGCAATTGAGGCTTTAGCTTCAGGAAGTACAGATGACCAAGCCTTAAGTTTAGCTACAGGTAATATATTAACCTTAGAAGATGGTGGTACAGTAAACCTAACTCCATTCTTAGACAATACAGATGATCAAGAAATTACAGCTTTTAGTTTAGACAATACATCAAACGTATTGACTTTGACTTTAGAAGATGGAGGTACAGAGACTGTAGATTTCACTACAGTTTTAGCTGCAGCAGGGACAGATGATCAAACTGCTACCGAGGTAGCTGTTACAGATACCGCTAATAATTTTACGGCAACGGATGTAGAAGGAGCATTAGCAGAATTAGCTTTAGAAAGTACAGATGACCAAGCCTTAAGTTTAGCTACAGGAAACATATTAACCTTAGAAGATGGTGGTACAGTAAACCTAACTCCATTCTTAGACAATACAGATAATCAAGAAATTACAGCTTTTAGTTTAGACAATACATCAAACGTATTGACTTTGACTTTAGAAGATGGAGGTACAGAGACTGTAGATTTCACTACAGTTTTAGCTGTTGCAGGGACAGATGACCAAGCCTTAAGTTTAGCTACAGGTAATATATTAACCTTAGAAGATGGCGGTACAGTAAACCTAACTCCGTTTTTAGATAATACAGATGACCAAACTGCTACCGAGGTAGCTGTTACAGATACCGCTAATAATTTTACGGCAACGGATGTAGAAGGAGCATTAGCAGAATTAGCTTTAGAAAGTACAGATGACCAAGCCTTAAGTTTAGCTACAGGAAACTTATTAACCTTAGAAGATGGTGGTACAGTAAACCTAACTCCATTCTTAGACAATACAGATGATCAAGAAATTACAGCTTTTAGTTTAGACAATACATCAAACGTATTGACCTTGACTTTAGAAGATGGAGGTACAGAGACCGTAGATTTCACTACAGTTTTAGCTGCAGCCGGGACAGATAGTCAAGATTTAAGTTTAACAGGCGATGATCTTACATTAACAAACGATCCAACAGCAACAGCAATTGATTTATCAGCTTATAGAGAAACTGTATCTGGTATAAATGACATTACAGTTACGGACGATGGAGCAGGGAATTTTACTGTTGATTATGTTGATGGAGATAAAGATTCTACGAATGAATTAACTCAGACAGGATCAGGAGGCCCCTCAGGTAGTCCTGTAAATGGTACTACATATGTAGATACGGATACAGGGCAAATGTATGTATATGAAGACTCTTGGAAACAAGTAGGCGGAAGTGCGACACCAGCGGCAGATATAGTAACAACATTAGCTACCTCTGATAATGTAACCTATACCTATACTTCAGAAAATAATACGACAACATCTTTTGATGGTACCGATGATCAAGATGCATCAGAAGTTACTTATGATGATGCTACCTCTTCAATAGGAGCAGTAAATGTTCAGGAGGCAATTGAAGCTTTAGCTTCAGGAAGTACAGATAACCAAGCCTTAAGTTTAGCTACAGGAAACATATTAACCTTAGAAGATGGTGGTACAGTAAATTTAACTCCGTTTTTAGACAATACAGATAATCAAGAAATTACAGCTTTTAGTTTAGACAATACAACAAACGTATTGACCTTGACTTTAGAAGATGGAGGTACAGAGACCGTAGATTTCACTACAGTTTTAGCTGCAGCCGGGACAGATAGTCAAGATTTAAGTTTAACAGGCGATGATCTTACATTAACAAACGATCCAACAGCAACAGCAATTGATTTATCAGCTTATAGAGAAACTGTATCTGGTATAAATGACATTACAGTTACGGACGATGGAGCAGGGAATTTTACAGTTGATTATGTTGATGGAGATAATGATGATCAAAACGAGATTGAATTACCAACAGGAGGTACTAGTGGTCAAGTTTTATCAACTGATGGTTTAGGTACTTATGACTGGGTAGATGCTGATACTGGTCCACAAGGAATAAAAGGAGATCAAGGTGATCAGGGAATCCAAGGTATTCAAGGCGAAACAGGTGATACTGGCGCTCAAGGAGTTCAAGGAGAAACTGGTCCACAAGGAATTAAAGGAGATCAAGGTGATCAGGGAATCCAAGGTATTCAAGGAGAAACTGGTGATACTGGCGCTCAAGGTATTCAAGGCGAAACAGGTGACACTGGCGCTCAAGGTATTCAGGGAGAAACGGGTCCACAAGGATTAAAAGGAGATCAAGGTGATCAGGGAATCCAAGGTATTCAAGGAGAAACTGGTGATACTGGTGCTCAAGGAGTTCAAGGAGATCAAGGTGATCAGGGAATCCAAGGTATTCAAGGAGAAACTGGTGATACTGGTGCTCAAGGAGTTCAAGGAGATCAAGGTGATCAGGGAATCCAAGGAATCCAAGGCGAAACAGGAGATACTGGTGCTCAGGGAATCCAAGGCGAAACAGGTGCTCAGGGAGTTCAAGGAGAAACTGGTCCACAAGGATTAAAAGGAGATCAAGGTGATCAGGGAATCCAAGGTATTCAAGGCGAAACAGGTGATACTGGTGCTCAAGGAGTTCAGGGAGAAACTGGTCCACAAGGATTAAAAGGAGATCAAGGAGATCAAGGAGATCAAGGAGATCAAGGAATTCAAGGAGAAACAGGAGATACTGGTGCTCAGGGAGTTCAGGGAGAAACTGGTCCACAAGGAATAAAAGGAGATCAAGGTGATCAGGGAATCCAAGGAATCCAAGGAGAAACAGGAGATACTGGCGCTCAAGGAGTTCAGGGAGAAATTGGTCCACAAGGATTAAAAGGAGATCAAGGTGATCAGGGAATTCAAGGTATTCAAGGAGAAACAGGTGACACTGGTGCTCAAGGTATTCAGGGAGAAACTGGTCCACAAGGAATAAAAGGAGATCAAGGTGATCAAGGTATTCAGGGAGAAACTGGTCCACAAGGAATAAAAGGAGATCAAGGTGATCAAGGAATTCAAGGAGAAACAGGTGACACTGGTGCTCAAGGTATTCAGGGAGAAACTGGTCCTACAAGGAATAAAAGGAGATCAAGGTGA
- a CDS encoding collagen-like domain-containing protein has translation MLKVFREKLVLQGIKGDQGDQGIQGIQGETGDTGAQGVQGETGPQGLKGDQGDQGIQGIQGETGDTGAQGVQGETGPQGIKGDQGDQGIQGIQGETGDTGAQGVQGETGPQGLKGDQGDQGIQGIQGETGDTGAQGPAGQDGQPGQAGQDGATGAQGSRGQAGQDGATGSQGPAGQNGQDGQDGATGPAGDPATDDQTLSLSGSDLTISGGNTIDISSINTDDQYDDEVLLRTPIDVDEGGETSPTNETTVQEVIQAIAPITSKAARIFYPPSIAVDVSTNGTFTIDLYDEYIQQYGSPTVGSAGAPNALPTYTRTELYYYVTYADPAVFGNGTAVSGMSIDANGNLTYQVQNQPTNYNSLINVVFVVK, from the coding sequence GTGCTCAAGGTATTCAGGGAGAAACTGGTCCTACAAGGAATAAAAGGAGATCAAGGTGATCAGGGAATCCAAGGTATTCAAGGAGAAACTGGTGATACTGGTGCTCAAGGAGTTCAGGGAGAAACTGGTCCACAAGGATTAAAAGGAGATCAAGGTGATCAGGGAATCCAAGGTATTCAAGGCGAAACAGGTGATACTGGCGCTCAAGGAGTTCAAGGAGAAACTGGTCCACAAGGAATAAAAGGAGATCAAGGTGATCAGGGAATCCAAGGTATTCAAGGAGAAACTGGTGATACTGGTGCTCAAGGAGTTCAGGGAGAAACTGGTCCACAAGGATTAAAAGGAGATCAAGGTGATCAGGGAATCCAAGGTATTCAAGGCGAAACAGGTGACACTGGCGCACAAGGTCCAGCAGGACAAGATGGTCAACCAGGTCAGGCTGGTCAAGACGGTGCTACTGGAGCACAAGGTTCTAGGGGGCAAGCAGGTCAAGATGGAGCTACAGGTTCACAAGGTCCAGCAGGACAAAATGGTCAGGATGGTCAAGACGGAGCTACAGGTCCAGCAGGAGATCCAGCGACTGATGATCAAACTTTAAGTTTATCAGGTTCAGATTTGACTATTTCAGGTGGAAATACTATTGATATTAGTAGTATTAATACCGATGATCAATATGATGATGAAGTTTTATTACGTACACCGATTGATGTAGATGAAGGAGGAGAAACTTCACCAACAAATGAAACGACAGTACAAGAAGTAATACAAGCAATAGCTCCAATTACATCTAAGGCGGCTAGAATTTTTTATCCACCTTCAATTGCAGTAGATGTATCTACAAATGGAACATTTACTATTGATTTGTATGATGAGTACATTCAGCAATATGGCTCTCCAACAGTAGGGAGTGCAGGTGCACCAAATGCATTGCCGACCTATACGAGAACAGAATTGTATTACTATGTTACGTATGCAGATCCAGCTGTTTTTGGTAACGGTACAGCAGTCTCAGGTATGTCTATTGATGCAAATGGTAATTTAACATATCAGGTTCAAAATCAGCCAACAAACTACAATTCATTAATCAACGTAGTTTTCGTAGTAAAATAA
- a CDS encoding T9SS type B sorting domain-containing protein codes for MKAINTYKFLFAILIGLLCSNWASAQFLLQAPNSTDENNYKWYNASDTSTVLSTDFFYEVSQPGVFFATYDGTACGKNATSYFILTDCESPNNEVTLDITANVPVGASISWSPALTGDQIAPQITATKDVIKYLATLVKAGNAKNLPSFTVVCMSQAANLVDDVATVDEDATVDISIFDNDTELPVAGTLTTSDPINGTISIDDNGTPNNPSDDIVTYIPDPDFNGQDTFTYTICNTFGDCSTATVTVDVLPIVDTFDDVVTTEENMPISIDNWSANDNDLPTVGTLTITVPTNGAVVVDGNGTPNDPFDDIITYTPNTDFSGTDSFDYTVCDTLGNCSTATITVITTDQVDLDSDDDGILDAWEDLNTDNDNNPATNPTDSDGDGIADYLDIDSDDDGIPDNVEAQTTSDYIAPSGEDANNNGLDDAYEQEGNLGIIPVNTDFEDLPDYLDDDSDNDNVPDYIEAHDHDHDGIPDVVFIGSDKDNDGLDDGFEGNTTIDIDVNDEVNDPWADLPNTDGDDESDYRDPDDDDDGIFTADEDVNLDGNYANDDTDGNGIPNYLDPDLVVSGGEEVEVFNVVTPNGDGVHDYLTITGLENFPNNTIKIYNRWGVLVFVTKAYNTQGNVFTGSSNGRVTVQKDNMLPVGTYFYILDYANATNDMKSKSGYIYINR; via the coding sequence TTGAAAGCAATCAACACATATAAATTTTTATTCGCAATACTAATAGGGCTTTTATGTTCGAATTGGGCAAGTGCTCAGTTCCTACTACAAGCGCCGAATAGTACAGACGAAAACAATTATAAATGGTATAATGCCTCAGATACAAGTACCGTATTGAGTACCGATTTTTTCTATGAAGTGAGTCAGCCTGGTGTTTTTTTTGCAACCTATGATGGTACTGCCTGTGGTAAGAATGCTACGAGTTATTTTATCCTAACAGATTGCGAATCGCCTAATAACGAGGTAACATTAGATATCACAGCAAATGTCCCAGTGGGTGCAAGTATAAGCTGGTCTCCGGCATTAACAGGAGATCAAATAGCACCTCAAATTACAGCGACTAAAGATGTCATTAAATATTTGGCAACATTAGTAAAAGCAGGTAATGCTAAAAATCTTCCGTCTTTTACGGTAGTTTGTATGAGTCAGGCTGCTAATTTAGTAGATGATGTCGCTACAGTAGACGAAGACGCAACAGTAGATATCTCTATTTTTGATAATGATACAGAATTGCCCGTAGCAGGAACATTAACAACATCAGATCCTATAAATGGTACTATTTCAATTGATGATAATGGTACCCCAAACAATCCTTCAGATGATATTGTAACTTATATTCCTGATCCAGATTTCAATGGCCAGGATACATTTACGTATACTATCTGTAATACTTTTGGCGATTGTAGTACCGCTACGGTTACCGTAGATGTATTGCCTATTGTAGATACTTTTGATGATGTGGTGACCACAGAGGAAAACATGCCAATAAGTATAGACAATTGGAGTGCAAACGATAATGATTTACCAACAGTAGGTACGCTTACCATAACGGTGCCAACCAATGGTGCTGTAGTTGTAGACGGTAATGGCACGCCTAATGATCCTTTTGATGATATAATTACCTATACACCAAATACTGATTTTTCAGGGACAGATTCTTTTGACTACACCGTTTGTGATACGTTAGGGAATTGTAGTACCGCTACCATTACTGTAATTACAACAGATCAAGTTGATTTAGATAGTGATGATGACGGAATTTTGGATGCATGGGAGGACTTGAATACCGACAATGATAATAATCCGGCCACTAACCCAACAGATTCTGATGGAGATGGTATTGCAGATTATTTAGATATTGATAGTGATGATGATGGTATACCAGATAATGTAGAAGCACAAACTACATCAGATTATATTGCTCCTAGCGGAGAAGATGCTAATAACAATGGCTTAGATGATGCCTATGAGCAAGAGGGTAACTTGGGAATAATTCCTGTAAATACAGATTTTGAAGATTTACCAGATTATTTAGATGATGATAGTGATAATGATAATGTGCCAGATTATATAGAAGCACACGATCATGATCACGATGGTATTCCTGATGTTGTATTTATCGGTTCAGATAAAGATAATGATGGTTTAGATGATGGTTTTGAAGGCAATACAACTATAGATATTGACGTTAATGATGAAGTAAACGATCCATGGGCAGATTTACCAAACACCGATGGTGACGATGAATCAGATTATAGAGATCCTGATGATGACGATGACGGTATTTTTACAGCAGATGAAGATGTAAATCTTGATGGTAATTATGCTAATGATGATACAGATGGTAATGGAATACCAAACTATTTAGATCCCGATTTAGTAGTTTCTGGAGGAGAAGAAGTAGAAGTATTCAATGTGGTAACTCCAAACGGAGATGGGGTACATGATTACCTTACAATTACAGGGTTAGAAAACTTCCCGAACAATACTATTAAAATTTATAATAGATGGGGTGTATTAGTGTTTGTAACTAAAGCGTATAACACACAAGGGAATGTTTTTACAGGAAGTTCTAATGGCCGTGTTACGGTACAGAAAGATAATATGTTGCCAGTAGGTACGTATTTCTACATCTTAGACTATGCAAATGCAACAAATGATATGAAATCAAAATCAGGATATATTTATATAAACAGATAG
- a CDS encoding PorP/SprF family type IX secretion system membrane protein encodes MKTLNLNTSYCKWIFGVLCLVGLLNTTSVIAQQDAQYTQYMYNTISVNPGYAGSRGNLSVGLLHRSQWLGLDGAPTTQTFNMHSPIGYRGVGLGLSIVNDKIGPTSETNFDVDFSYTIPVSVAAKISFGLKGSVNLLDIRYSELNQYASDQSLQQDISNRLSPNVGAGVYYHTDKFYAGLSVPRILETSHFDESSLSTAKEQMNFYFITGYVWDLNPNLKFKPTLLTKLVRGAPLQVDASANFMLSDKFILGAAYRWSAAVSGMAGFYVSEGFLIGIAYDRETTDLGNTSFNDGSFEIVLRYDFIKTKGNMKSPRFF; translated from the coding sequence ATGAAAACCTTAAATCTTAACACTTCTTATTGCAAATGGATTTTTGGCGTACTATGTTTAGTAGGCTTATTAAATACCACTAGTGTAATTGCACAACAAGATGCGCAGTATACACAATATATGTATAACACCATAAGTGTAAATCCAGGGTATGCGGGTTCTAGAGGAAATTTGAGTGTAGGTTTATTACATAGATCACAATGGTTAGGCTTAGATGGTGCACCAACTACGCAAACATTTAATATGCATTCTCCTATAGGGTACAGGGGAGTAGGCTTAGGGCTATCTATTGTTAATGATAAAATTGGACCGACTTCAGAGACCAATTTTGATGTAGATTTTTCATATACAATTCCTGTTTCTGTAGCTGCAAAAATAAGTTTTGGACTAAAGGGAAGTGTAAATTTATTAGATATTAGATATTCAGAACTAAACCAATATGCTTCAGATCAATCTTTACAACAAGACATAAGTAATCGGTTGTCACCTAATGTAGGTGCTGGGGTATACTACCATACCGATAAGTTTTATGCAGGTTTGTCTGTGCCTCGTATTTTAGAAACTTCTCACTTTGATGAATCTTCATTGTCTACTGCTAAGGAGCAAATGAACTTCTATTTTATTACAGGATATGTTTGGGATTTGAATCCTAACCTTAAATTTAAACCCACATTATTAACAAAGTTAGTACGAGGTGCGCCTTTACAAGTAGATGCATCGGCTAACTTTATGCTTAGTGATAAGTTTATCTTAGGAGCTGCGTACCGTTGGAGTGCAGCAGTAAGTGGCATGGCAGGTTTTTATGTTTCAGAAGGGTTTTTAATAGGTATTGCTTATGATCGTGAAACTACAGATTTAGGAAATACAAGTTTTAATGATGGCTCTTTTGAAATTGTTTTGAGATATGACTTCATTAAAACAAAAGGGAATATGAAATCGCCTAGATTCTTCTAA
- the idi gene encoding isopentenyl-diphosphate Delta-isomerase produces MKEEHVILVNQSDEQIGTMPKMEAHEKAVLHRAFSVFVMNKKGETMLQQRAAHKYHSPLLWTNTCCSHQRVGETNIEAGKRRLQEEMGFETDLKELFSFIYKAPFDNGLTEHELDHVMVGYFDNPPEINPEEVADWKWMLPEDVKNDIAANPDHYTAWFKIIFEKFYSYITQHKFES; encoded by the coding sequence TTGAAAGAAGAACACGTAATCCTTGTAAATCAATCTGATGAACAAATAGGTACCATGCCTAAAATGGAAGCACATGAAAAAGCGGTTTTACATCGCGCCTTTTCAGTGTTTGTCATGAATAAAAAAGGGGAGACTATGTTGCAACAACGTGCAGCACATAAATACCATTCTCCATTATTATGGACCAATACATGCTGTAGTCATCAACGTGTTGGAGAAACAAATATCGAGGCAGGGAAAAGAAGGCTCCAAGAAGAAATGGGATTTGAAACTGATTTGAAAGAATTATTCTCATTTATCTACAAAGCACCTTTTGATAATGGTTTAACAGAACATGAACTTGATCATGTAATGGTAGGTTATTTTGATAATCCACCAGAAATTAATCCCGAAGAAGTAGCAGACTGGAAATGGATGTTGCCGGAAGATGTCAAGAATGATATTGCCGCAAATCCAGACCACTACACCGCTTGGTTTAAAATTATTTTCGAAAAATTCTATAGTTACATTACCCAACATAAATTTGAATCATGA
- a CDS encoding 6-pyruvoyl trahydropterin synthase family protein: MKVKVSRKAHFNAAHRLYNPDWSFEKNDTIFGLCNNPNFHGHNYELIVSVTGKIDPETGFVIDVKILKDLIKSEIEDAFDHKNLNVEVPEFKNLNPTAENIAVVIYDKLRPHITSDKDLEVVLYETPRNFVTYRGDNE, from the coding sequence ATGAAAGTAAAAGTAAGTAGAAAAGCACATTTTAACGCTGCTCATCGATTGTACAACCCTGATTGGAGTTTTGAAAAAAATGACACTATTTTTGGATTGTGTAATAACCCTAATTTTCATGGTCATAATTATGAATTAATTGTTAGTGTTACCGGTAAAATAGATCCTGAAACAGGCTTTGTAATCGATGTGAAAATTTTAAAAGATTTAATTAAAAGTGAGATTGAAGATGCTTTTGATCACAAAAATTTAAACGTAGAGGTTCCTGAATTTAAAAATTTAAACCCTACAGCAGAGAATATTGCCGTAGTTATCTATGATAAATTAAGACCACATATTACAAGTGATAAAGATTTAGAAGTAGTTTTGTATGAGACTCCTAGAAATTTTGTTACTTACAGAGGTGATAACGAATAA